A stretch of the Solanum dulcamara chromosome 6, daSolDulc1.2, whole genome shotgun sequence genome encodes the following:
- the LOC129892167 gene encoding peroxidase 3-like: MAKFGDLGNFLLLCIVLGMAASSHGQLQLNFYAKSCPQAEKIIQDYVQKQVPNAPSLAAALLRLHFHDCFVRGCDGSVLLNFTPSTKNQTEKVAVPNQTLRGFSFIDGVKKAVEAECPGVVSCADIVALVARDSVVVTGGPYWNVPTGRRDGRISNASEALANIPPPTSNFSSLQTSFASKGLDLKDLVLLSGAHTIGVSHCPSFSSRLYNFTGVLGKKDPSLDSEYAATLKMKKCKSINDNTTIVEMDPGSSSKFDLSYFQLVLKRKGLFQSDAALTTSATTKSFINQLVQGSPKQFYAEFGVAMEKMGKIEVKTGSTGEIRKHCAAVNS; encoded by the exons ATGGCTAAATTTGGCGATTTGGGTAATTTTCTACTGTTGTGTATTGTATTAGGAATGGCGGCTTCTAGCCATGGTCAGTTGCAGCTCAACTTCTATGCAAAGAGCTGTCCGCAAGCAGAGAAGATAATTCAAGATTATGTGCAAAAGCAAGTCCCAAATGCTCCGTCTCTTGCAGCTGCCTTGCTCAGGCTGCATTTCCATGATTGCTTTGTTAGG GGTTGTGATGGTTCTGTACTCCTTAATTTCACTCCGAGCACGAAAAACCAGACTGAAAAAGTTGCTGTTCCTAATCAAACACTGAGAGGCTTCTCATTCATCGATGGTGTGAAGAAAGCAGTTGAAGCTGAATGCCCTGGAGTTGTCTCTTGTGCGGATATTGTTGCCTTGGTTGCTAGAGACTCTGTTGTAGTCACA GGAGGACCTTACTGGAATGTTCCAACGGGTAGAAGAGATGGAAGAATATCAAACGCTTCGGAAGCCTTGGCCAACATCCCTCCTCCAACTAGTAACTTTTCCAGTCTCCAGACGTCTTTTGCCAGCAAGGGTCTTGACCTAAAGGACTTGGTCCTATTGTCTG GTGCACATACCATTGGAGTCTCTCACTGCCCGTCGTTTTCATCACGTTTATACAATTTTACTGGAGTTTTGGGGAAAAAAGATCCATCTCTAGACAGCGAATATGCAGCTACTCTTAAGATGAAGAAATGCAAATCAATCAATGACAATACCACAATTGTCGAAATGGATCCTGGCAGTTCCAGTAAATTTGATCTTAGCTACTTTCAGCTTGTGCTCAAGAGAAAAGGGTTATTCCAATCTGATGCAGCCTTGACAACAAGTGCGACAACAAAGTCATTCATCAACCAGCTAGTACAAGGATCACCCAAACAATTCTATGCTGAATTTGGTGTAGCCATGGAGAAAATGGGAAAGATTGAAGTCAAGACCGGCTCTACTGGTGAGATTAGGAAGCACTGTGCAGCTGTGAATAGTTAA
- the LOC129891924 gene encoding uncharacterized protein LOC129891924: MASLITMPAFSHLSTNTSCLERRNICASSRKCRGVRATMTEKPLEELYQVRVERNVTKDRLMELGVPRWSMWKTGKCKLPWDWHVDQLVYIEEGEVRVVPEGSKRFMRFVAGDLVRYPKWFEADLYFNDFYQERYSFRAYGDDY; encoded by the coding sequence ATGGCGAGTCTCATAACTATGCCTGCTTTTAGCCATTTATCCACCAACACTAGCTGCCTAGAACGAAGAAATATTTGTGCATCCTCCAGGAAATGTCGAGGAGTTAGGGCAACAATGACAGAGAAACCACTGGAGGAGCTGTATCAAGTGAGAGTAGAGAGAAATGTGACAAAAGATCGACTAATGGAGCTTGGAGTTCCACGATGGTCAATGTGGAAAACTGGCAAATGCAAGTTACCTTGGGATTGGCATGTAGACCAGTTGGTTTACATTGAAGAAGGTGAGGTAAGGGTGGTACCTGAAGGAAGCAAAAGATTTATGCGGTTTGTGGCAGGAGACCTTGTCCGGTATCCAAAATGGTTTGAAGCTGATCTCTACTTCAATGACTTCTACCAAGAGCGATATAGCTTTCGAGCATATGGAGATGACTATTGA
- the LOC129892335 gene encoding peroxidase 3-like, with protein sequence MNNFISGAHTIGVSHCPSFSLRLYNFTGVWGKQDPSLESEYAANLKIKKCKSINDNTTIVEMDPGSSSKFDLSYFQLVLKRKGLFQSDAALTTSATTKSFINQLVQGSPKQFYAEFGVAMEKMGKIEVKTGSTGEIRKHCAAVNS encoded by the coding sequence ATGAACAATTTTATATCAGGTGCACATACTATTGGAGTCTCTCATTGCCCGTCATTTTCATTACGTTTATACAATTTTACTGGAGTGTGGGGCAAACAAGATCCATCTCTAGAAAGTGAATATGCAGCTAATCTTAAGATAAAGAAATGCAAATCAATCAATGACAATACCACAATTGTCGAAATGGATCCTGGCAGTTCCAGTAAATTTGATCTTAGCTACTTTCAGCTTGTGCTCAAGAGAAAAGGGTTATTCCAATCTGATGCAGCCTTGACAACAAGTGCGACAACAAAGTCATTCATCAACCAGCTAGTACAAGGATCACCCAAACAATTCTATGCTGAATTTGGTGTAGCCATGGAGAAAATGGGAAAGATTGAAGTCAAGACCGGCTCTACTGGTGAGATTAGGAAGCACTGTGCAGCTGTGAATAGTTAA
- the LOC129892690 gene encoding peroxidase 3-like, which translates to MARIVGSSHAQLQLNFYAKSCPQAEKIIQDYVQKQIPNAPCLAAALLRLHFHDCFVRASCDGSVLLNFTSSTKNQTEKVAVPNQTLRSFSFIDGVKKAVETECPGTVFAYSRILLRPLNRAEVIVEAVDRKPR; encoded by the exons ATGGCTA GAATAGTGGGTTCTAGCCACGCTCAGTTGCAACTCAACTTCTATGCAAAGAGCTGTCCGCAAGCAGAGAAGATAATTCAAGATTATGTGCAAAAGCAAATCCCAAATGCTCCATGTCTTGCAGCTGCCTTGCTCAGACTGCATTTCCACGATTGCTTTGTCAGGGCAA GTTGTGATGGTTCTGTGCTCCTGAATTTCACTTCGAGCACGAAAAACCAAACTGAAAAAGTGGCTGTTCCTAACCAAACGCTGAGAAGCTTCTCATTCATCGATGGTGTGAAGAAAGCAGTTGAAACTGAATGCCCTGGA ACTGTATTTGCTTATAGTCGTATCCTACTCAGACCACTAAATAGAGCTGAGGTTATAGTTGAGGCTGTTGATAGAAAACCAAGATGA